From Draconibacterium halophilum, one genomic window encodes:
- a CDS encoding M23 family metallopeptidase, whose protein sequence is MAKKKYKFNPDTLSYESVGLSWKAKATKILTYFSSSLALAIVITLIFVNFYDTPRSKRLMRENKRLLTQYELLSKDLNKVESVLTELQQRDDNIYRVIFEAEPIPSTVRNAGFGGVNKYSNLEDMDNAELVIATANKLDVISKQAYIQSKSYDEVLELALNKEKMLASLPAIMPITNKDLKRTSSGWGYRMHPIYKVRKMHWGQDFSAPIGTPIYATGDGKITDVKGSKRSKVGLGLHVKIDHGFGYETVYGHMNEFNVKRGQQVKRGDIIGYLGNTGGSTAPHLHYEVHKDGRKVNPAYYMFKDLTPQEYDKMIAISSNIGQSLD, encoded by the coding sequence ATGGCAAAAAAGAAATATAAATTTAACCCGGATACACTCAGTTACGAGAGTGTAGGATTAAGTTGGAAAGCCAAAGCAACAAAAATACTTACCTATTTTTCGAGTAGTCTGGCTTTGGCAATTGTTATTACCTTAATCTTTGTAAACTTTTACGACACACCGCGCTCAAAACGATTGATGCGCGAAAACAAGCGTTTGCTGACCCAATACGAATTACTTTCGAAAGACCTGAACAAGGTTGAAAGCGTTCTTACGGAATTGCAGCAACGCGACGATAATATTTACCGTGTAATTTTTGAAGCCGAACCGATTCCGTCGACTGTTAGAAATGCGGGGTTTGGAGGAGTAAATAAATACTCGAACCTGGAAGACATGGACAATGCCGAATTGGTTATTGCAACAGCTAATAAACTGGATGTGATATCGAAACAGGCTTATATTCAGTCGAAATCGTACGACGAAGTGTTGGAACTGGCATTGAACAAAGAAAAAATGCTGGCCTCGCTGCCGGCAATTATGCCTATTACAAATAAAGACTTAAAACGTACATCAAGTGGTTGGGGTTATCGCATGCACCCGATTTACAAAGTGCGAAAGATGCACTGGGGACAAGATTTTTCGGCTCCTATTGGAACTCCAATTTACGCTACCGGCGATGGAAAAATCACCGACGTAAAAGGTTCAAAAAGAAGTAAAGTTGGATTGGGCCTGCATGTTAAAATCGATCACGGTTTTGGCTACGAAACTGTTTATGGCCACATGAACGAGTTTAATGTAAAACGCGGCCAGCAAGTAAAACGTGGCGATATCATCGGCTATCTTGGAAATACCGGCGGATCAACCGCTCCGCACCTGCATTACGAAGTGCATAAAGACGGACGTAAAGTAAATCCGGCTTATTACATGTTTAAAGATCTGACACCACAGGAATACGACAAGATGATTGCGATTTCGTCGAATATTGGGCAGTCGTTGGATTAA
- the alaS gene encoding alanine--tRNA ligase, translating into MKTSKEIRKAFLDFFTGKEHQIVNSAPMVVKGDPTLMFTNAGMNQFKDQFLGNEPVKYPRVADTQKCLRVSGKHNDLEEVGLDTYHHTMFEMLGNWSFGDYFKKEAIDWAWEFLVELMGIDADRLYATVFEGSAGDNQERDNEAAGYWEQYLPKDRILNGNKKDNFWEMGETGPCGPCSEVHVDIRSAEERAKVPGRDLVNMDHPQVIEIWNLVFIQFNRKANGNLESLPAKHVDTGMGFERLCMVLQGVQSNYDTDVFQNTIAEIGKLCNKKYGEDLKVDIAMRVIADHLRAVAFAIADGQLPSNNKAGYVIRRILRRAVRYGYTFLDLKDAFIYRLVEVLKETMGDAFPELVSQQTLIEKVIKEEEESFLRTLSTGIKLLDDIISKAKKDGAKEIAGKDAFVLYDTFGFPLDLTELIARENDLGVDQKGFTVEMQAQKDRSRNAAAQETDDWVELRKIEKTEFLGYDKLEAEIEIARYRKVTQKKKSFYQLVFDQTPFYGESGGQVGDAGYIEFDGVKTSIFDTQKENNLTVHLVNELPANADETFVAMVNAKRRTNIANNHTATHLLHAALREVLGTHVEQKGSLVNADHLRFDFSHFQKLTDEEIAEVEKLVNEKIRENSVQEENREMPIDEAKASGAMMLFGEKYGEAVRVIKFGESVELCGGTHVAATGQIGLLKIVSESAIAAGVRRIEAITADRAEKYINDQLALINNIKETLKGSKDILGSVTTLLQQNTELSKQIDVFQQESLKMTKANLKSKVLNENGVNIIADKILIDNAGLVKDLAFQLKGEIDDLFLVIGADINGKPNLTVMISDNIVADKGLNAGQIVREAGKEIKGGGGGQPFYATAGGKDVDGLQAAIEKALSFLQ; encoded by the coding sequence ATGAAGACTTCTAAAGAGATACGTAAGGCTTTTCTCGACTTTTTTACCGGGAAAGAACATCAGATTGTGAATTCGGCTCCCATGGTAGTAAAGGGCGACCCAACGCTGATGTTTACAAATGCAGGAATGAACCAGTTTAAAGACCAGTTTTTGGGTAACGAACCGGTTAAATATCCGCGGGTAGCCGATACGCAAAAATGCCTGCGTGTTTCAGGTAAACACAACGATTTGGAAGAAGTTGGTTTGGATACTTATCACCACACCATGTTCGAGATGCTGGGAAACTGGTCGTTTGGCGATTACTTTAAAAAAGAAGCGATCGACTGGGCATGGGAGTTTTTGGTAGAGCTTATGGGAATTGATGCCGATCGTTTATATGCTACCGTTTTTGAAGGAAGTGCCGGTGACAACCAGGAACGCGACAACGAAGCTGCAGGTTACTGGGAGCAATACCTGCCAAAAGACCGCATTCTGAACGGAAATAAAAAAGATAACTTCTGGGAAATGGGCGAAACCGGACCTTGCGGGCCTTGTTCGGAAGTACACGTTGATATTCGTTCTGCAGAGGAACGCGCAAAAGTTCCCGGACGCGATTTGGTAAATATGGATCATCCACAGGTGATCGAGATTTGGAACCTGGTATTTATTCAGTTTAACCGAAAAGCAAATGGAAATCTGGAAAGTTTGCCTGCCAAACATGTTGATACCGGAATGGGTTTCGAGCGTTTGTGTATGGTCTTGCAAGGCGTTCAGTCGAATTACGATACAGATGTTTTCCAGAATACAATTGCTGAAATTGGCAAGCTGTGTAACAAAAAATATGGTGAAGATTTAAAGGTTGATATTGCCATGCGCGTTATTGCCGACCACCTGCGTGCTGTTGCTTTTGCCATTGCCGATGGTCAGTTGCCATCGAATAACAAAGCCGGTTATGTAATTCGCCGTATTTTGCGTCGTGCTGTACGTTATGGCTACACTTTCCTCGATTTAAAAGACGCTTTTATTTATCGTTTGGTTGAGGTATTAAAAGAAACAATGGGAGATGCTTTCCCAGAGTTGGTAAGCCAGCAAACGCTGATTGAAAAGGTCATTAAAGAAGAGGAAGAGTCGTTTCTTCGCACACTTTCAACCGGAATAAAATTGCTCGACGATATTATTTCGAAAGCAAAAAAAGACGGAGCCAAAGAGATTGCCGGAAAAGATGCTTTTGTATTGTACGATACTTTTGGTTTCCCACTCGACCTAACTGAGTTGATTGCCCGCGAAAACGATTTGGGTGTTGATCAAAAAGGTTTCACGGTAGAAATGCAGGCCCAAAAAGATCGTTCGCGAAATGCTGCGGCTCAGGAAACCGACGATTGGGTAGAACTGCGCAAAATTGAAAAGACCGAATTTTTAGGCTACGATAAACTGGAAGCCGAAATTGAAATAGCACGTTACCGCAAAGTAACACAGAAGAAAAAATCGTTTTACCAATTGGTATTCGATCAAACACCGTTTTATGGCGAATCGGGTGGTCAGGTTGGCGATGCCGGATACATTGAATTTGATGGTGTAAAAACATCAATCTTCGATACGCAAAAAGAAAATAACCTTACCGTTCATTTGGTAAATGAGCTTCCCGCAAATGCAGACGAAACTTTTGTTGCTATGGTAAATGCCAAACGCCGGACAAATATTGCCAACAACCACACGGCAACGCACTTGTTGCACGCTGCATTGCGCGAGGTTTTGGGTACGCATGTTGAGCAAAAAGGATCGCTGGTAAATGCCGATCATTTGCGTTTCGATTTCTCGCATTTCCAGAAATTGACCGATGAAGAAATTGCTGAGGTTGAAAAACTGGTCAACGAAAAGATTCGCGAGAACTCAGTTCAGGAAGAAAATCGTGAGATGCCGATTGACGAAGCCAAAGCATCGGGAGCAATGATGTTGTTTGGCGAGAAATACGGCGAGGCTGTTCGTGTAATTAAATTTGGCGAATCGGTTGAGCTGTGTGGAGGAACACACGTTGCGGCAACCGGCCAGATCGGTTTGCTGAAAATTGTATCGGAAAGTGCCATTGCAGCCGGAGTACGCCGGATTGAAGCAATTACCGCCGATCGTGCCGAGAAATACATTAACGATCAATTGGCACTTATTAACAACATCAAAGAAACGCTAAAAGGTTCGAAGGATATTTTGGGTAGTGTTACAACGCTGCTTCAGCAAAATACCGAATTGAGCAAACAAATCGATGTTTTCCAACAAGAGAGTTTGAAAATGACCAAAGCCAACCTGAAGAGTAAAGTCTTAAATGAGAACGGTGTAAATATCATCGCCGATAAAATTCTTATCGATAATGCCGGGTTAGTAAAAGATTTGGCTTTCCAGTTAAAAGGCGAGATTGATGATTTGTTTTTGGTAATTGGTGCCGACATAAACGGCAAACCAAATTTAACGGTAATGATTTCAGACAATATTGTTGCCGATAAAGGATTAAATGCCGGGCAGATTGTTCGTGAAGCCGGAAAAGAAATTAAAGGTGGCGGCGGTGGCCAGCCGTTTTATGCTACAGCCGGCGGGAAAGATGTTGACGGTTTGCAGGCAGCTATTGAAAAAGCACTGTCGTTTTTGCAGTAG
- a CDS encoding cytochrome B → MYTGLLHAHNGFRWLVLIALVFAVILAVIGWTGRRKWGRADNLTGLVLVMLMDIQFLLGIILYAFVSPITKAAFNDFGAAMKNSNLRFYAVEHILLMIIALVLVHIGRAKSKKDAAPLKKYRAAAIFYGLALVLVLAAIPWDRALF, encoded by the coding sequence ATGTACACAGGATTATTACACGCACACAATGGATTTCGCTGGTTGGTTTTAATCGCACTTGTATTTGCAGTTATTCTGGCAGTAATTGGCTGGACTGGCAGACGAAAATGGGGCAGAGCCGATAACCTTACCGGGTTGGTACTGGTAATGTTGATGGATATTCAGTTTTTGCTGGGTATTATACTTTATGCCTTTGTTAGCCCGATTACCAAAGCTGCATTTAACGATTTTGGTGCAGCAATGAAAAACAGCAACCTCAGGTTTTACGCTGTCGAACATATCTTGTTGATGATTATTGCGCTCGTATTGGTGCACATTGGCAGGGCAAAATCGAAAAAAGATGCGGCTCCGTTAAAAAAATACCGGGCAGCGGCAATTTTTTATGGACTTGCTTTGGTACTCGTCCTGGCAGCCATTCCATGGGACAGGGCTTTGTTTTAA
- a CDS encoding AMP-dependent synthetase/ligase: MGQTVTRTFDVLERALKEFPREDAIAGKKDGKWYTYSTKEYYKKSHQLAMGLMALGLKPGDKVATVTTNRPEWNFADMGLAMAGIIHVPIYPTLGDDEYKYILKHAEVKIILAGDKKLFESMCPLANMIDGVDAVYTFEEVEGAKNYEQILDLGEEKKDEFADELEAVKKDIKPEDLATIIYTSGTTGVPKGVMLTHNNLVSNFTEHVKLHDLGIEHKALSFLPLCHVYERSVNYHFQYKGMGVYYVGNLSQIVSSIKEVKPHMFNSVPRLLEKVYDGFVAKGKELSGIKKKLYFWALNLTRHFEYNKKFGPLMQLKISVADKLIYSKWREALGGNITYIVSGGAALQPRIARVFGMAKLTTLEGYGLTETSPVIAVNNPTTMEMMVGTVGPILEGYDVKFASDGEILCKGPGVMKGYYKAPELTDEVIDENGWFHTGDIGVLVDDKYLKITDRKKEIFKLSGGKYIAPQMIENKLKTSDLIEQVMVIGANEKFASAIISPCFPILHDWAGDHKLHYENNEELIQLPEVIQKMQKEVMKVNKTLGSHEQISRIRLVCEEWTPTSGELSPTLKLRRNAVAVKYQHLIDDIYAVGAKK, from the coding sequence ATGGGACAGACAGTTACACGTACTTTTGATGTACTCGAACGCGCATTGAAAGAATTCCCCCGTGAAGATGCCATTGCCGGAAAAAAAGATGGAAAATGGTACACCTATTCAACCAAAGAGTATTATAAAAAATCGCATCAGCTGGCAATGGGGCTCATGGCCCTGGGTTTAAAGCCTGGCGACAAAGTGGCCACGGTTACCACCAACCGGCCGGAGTGGAATTTTGCCGATATGGGTTTGGCAATGGCGGGAATTATTCATGTTCCTATTTATCCAACGCTGGGCGACGATGAATACAAATATATTCTGAAACACGCTGAGGTAAAAATCATTCTGGCAGGCGATAAAAAGCTTTTCGAAAGTATGTGCCCGCTGGCCAATATGATTGATGGCGTAGATGCTGTTTACACTTTTGAAGAAGTAGAGGGTGCAAAAAATTATGAGCAGATTCTGGATCTGGGAGAGGAGAAAAAAGACGAATTTGCCGATGAGTTGGAGGCCGTAAAAAAAGATATTAAGCCGGAAGATCTGGCAACTATTATTTATACCTCGGGAACAACTGGTGTGCCGAAAGGAGTTATGCTAACACACAACAACCTTGTGTCAAACTTTACCGAGCATGTCAAACTTCACGACCTGGGAATAGAGCACAAAGCATTGAGTTTTCTCCCACTTTGCCACGTTTACGAGCGAAGTGTGAATTACCATTTCCAGTACAAGGGCATGGGCGTGTATTACGTGGGTAACTTAAGCCAGATTGTTTCATCCATTAAAGAAGTGAAGCCGCACATGTTTAATTCGGTGCCACGATTGCTCGAAAAGGTTTACGATGGATTTGTGGCCAAAGGAAAAGAACTATCCGGAATAAAAAAGAAATTGTATTTCTGGGCGCTGAATCTTACGCGTCATTTTGAATACAATAAGAAATTTGGCCCGTTGATGCAACTGAAAATTTCGGTGGCCGATAAACTAATCTATTCCAAATGGCGGGAAGCACTTGGCGGAAATATCACCTATATTGTTTCCGGTGGAGCCGCACTTCAACCGCGCATTGCCCGGGTTTTTGGAATGGCAAAATTGACCACGCTCGAAGGATATGGTTTAACTGAAACTTCGCCGGTTATTGCCGTAAATAACCCCACTACTATGGAAATGATGGTTGGAACAGTGGGCCCGATTCTGGAAGGTTATGACGTGAAATTTGCTTCGGATGGTGAAATTTTGTGTAAAGGACCCGGTGTAATGAAAGGCTATTACAAAGCCCCGGAGCTAACTGATGAGGTGATCGATGAAAACGGGTGGTTTCATACCGGAGATATTGGTGTTTTAGTAGACGATAAATACCTGAAGATTACCGATCGGAAAAAAGAAATCTTCAAGCTGTCGGGAGGAAAGTATATTGCTCCGCAGATGATTGAGAACAAGTTGAAAACATCTGATTTGATTGAGCAGGTGATGGTAATTGGTGCAAACGAGAAATTTGCCAGTGCCATTATCTCTCCTTGTTTTCCAATTCTTCACGACTGGGCGGGAGATCATAAATTACATTACGAAAATAACGAAGAACTGATACAACTTCCTGAAGTCATTCAAAAAATGCAAAAAGAAGTGATGAAGGTGAATAAAACTCTGGGATCGCACGAGCAAATCAGCCGCATTCGTCTGGTGTGCGAAGAATGGACTCCAACATCGGGAGAACTGTCGCCAACCCTTAAACTTCGACGAAATGCAGTGGCAGTAAAATACCAGCACTTAATTGATGATATATATGCCGTAGGGGCGAAGAAGTAG
- the ccsA gene encoding cytochrome c biogenesis protein, translating to MKKFYSFITSMPFAAFIFLGLAFSMAVATFIESSYGTPTARALVYNTHWFEILWGLFALNLINNLIRYRLFTNRRFTLGLFHVSFLVMILGGAITRFISFEGVMHIREGESADSILSTKDYFYAGFEDQEEVSHVRFSEVTPKQFSTKIDVNGKTVKVKAVGFIENAEKKAIASDSGEPVIDFVFSAPNTQGMQSFSLKKGDVLDYPGFTAGFEVDEEKVINFFMQDGALFMTSFAQLEETTMASQETIDLSPGDTIPVKPMFLYGFDNYRFLIRKFLPSATFTAVKSQVETGEDAVIVQISDGVRQQNVPVFGHSGQRPDTVRVPLGNSSLKLAYGALPMEVPFSIYLKDFQLEHYPGSNSPSSFASEVVLVDQEKGINEDIRIFMNNTLNHRGYKFFQSSYDRDEQGTILSVNYDFWGTWISYLGYFLLIVGVIMSLVNPNSYFQYLAKKLKASSVKVIGILALLGSVAFSASAQSGVGAGIPSIDKEVVTEFSELWVQGVDGRIEPVSTLSGEIVRKISRKSGLYGLSADGVVLSMMAYPEIWQSMPIVKVADKSLEAALGAQNKFITVESLFDANGNYKIADAVQAAYAKAPGMRNRMDKEYINVDERVNICFMVFQGSIFHLFPRERVEDTWYAPGSTASEYTDGDSIFIQSGFQLLLQSITENKSADAVQVLQAVDNFQVKYGADLLPGEKKKNVEILFNKVNPFKRIFPFYLLFGFLLLTVLFINIFRQKQLPSFLRKSFFGFILLLFLVHTVGLAVRWYISGHAPWSNGYESVVYVAWATMLAGIIFGRKYPMVIGTAAFLSGIALFVAHLSWMNPEVTPLVPVLKSYWLAIHVAIITASYGFLGLSMILGVLVMILIVLRRNTNGIKVNGFIGQLTTINEMSATVGLYFLTIGTFLGGVWANESWGRYWGWDPKETWALITVVIYSFIVHMRLIPSLKGVFNYNFASIIGFASVLMTYFGVNYYLSGLHSYGKGVADGVDPAVPASILVLAGLVIWAYVKDNKYEKEQAEDEAVE from the coding sequence ATGAAGAAATTCTATTCCTTTATAACATCCATGCCGTTCGCGGCATTTATTTTTCTTGGGCTGGCTTTTTCAATGGCTGTAGCCACCTTTATCGAAAGCAGCTATGGTACCCCAACCGCACGTGCGTTGGTGTATAACACGCATTGGTTCGAGATACTTTGGGGGCTGTTTGCGCTCAACCTTATCAATAATTTGATTCGGTATCGGTTATTTACCAATCGCCGGTTTACGTTGGGGCTGTTTCACGTTTCATTTTTAGTGATGATATTGGGAGGTGCCATTACGCGCTTTATAAGTTTTGAGGGAGTGATGCACATACGCGAAGGCGAGAGTGCCGATTCTATTTTATCGACTAAAGATTATTTTTATGCCGGTTTTGAAGATCAGGAAGAAGTGTCGCATGTGCGGTTCTCGGAGGTTACACCAAAGCAGTTTTCCACAAAAATCGATGTAAACGGGAAAACCGTAAAAGTAAAGGCTGTTGGTTTTATCGAGAATGCAGAGAAAAAGGCTATTGCTTCTGATTCGGGAGAGCCGGTTATCGACTTTGTTTTTTCAGCGCCTAATACACAAGGCATGCAATCGTTTTCTTTGAAAAAAGGAGATGTATTGGATTATCCAGGTTTTACCGCCGGGTTTGAGGTTGATGAAGAAAAAGTGATTAACTTTTTTATGCAGGATGGTGCGTTGTTTATGACTTCTTTTGCGCAACTGGAAGAAACAACCATGGCCAGCCAGGAAACGATTGACTTATCTCCGGGCGATACTATTCCGGTAAAACCAATGTTTTTATACGGATTTGATAATTACCGCTTTTTGATTCGAAAGTTTCTGCCAAGTGCAACATTTACGGCAGTAAAAAGCCAGGTAGAAACAGGAGAAGATGCTGTAATCGTGCAGATTTCTGATGGTGTGCGACAGCAAAATGTACCGGTGTTTGGCCATTCCGGGCAGCGTCCGGATACGGTACGTGTACCGTTGGGTAACAGCTCCCTAAAACTGGCTTATGGTGCATTGCCAATGGAGGTTCCGTTCAGTATTTATTTAAAAGATTTTCAGTTGGAACATTATCCGGGATCAAATTCTCCGTCGTCGTTTGCTTCGGAAGTGGTACTTGTTGATCAGGAAAAGGGCATTAACGAAGATATTCGCATTTTTATGAATAACACCTTGAATCACCGGGGCTATAAGTTCTTTCAATCATCGTACGACCGCGATGAACAGGGAACAATCCTCTCGGTGAATTACGATTTTTGGGGAACCTGGATATCGTACCTCGGTTATTTCTTGCTTATTGTTGGTGTTATTATGTCGTTGGTAAATCCAAATTCATATTTCCAGTACCTGGCCAAAAAGCTAAAAGCCAGTTCGGTAAAAGTAATCGGAATCCTGGCCTTGTTGGGAAGTGTGGCTTTTTCAGCATCGGCACAAAGTGGTGTTGGAGCCGGAATCCCGTCAATTGACAAGGAAGTTGTAACAGAATTCAGTGAACTGTGGGTACAAGGTGTTGATGGTCGTATAGAGCCGGTATCAACACTTTCCGGCGAAATCGTTCGTAAAATAAGCCGTAAATCAGGCTTGTATGGTTTGTCGGCCGATGGGGTGGTGCTGAGTATGATGGCGTATCCCGAAATCTGGCAATCGATGCCCATTGTTAAAGTGGCCGACAAGTCGCTGGAGGCAGCACTCGGAGCACAAAATAAATTCATTACCGTTGAATCGCTTTTTGACGCAAACGGCAATTATAAAATTGCGGACGCAGTGCAGGCGGCTTATGCCAAGGCTCCCGGAATGCGAAACCGAATGGATAAAGAATACATTAATGTTGATGAGCGGGTAAATATCTGTTTTATGGTATTTCAGGGCTCTATTTTCCATCTTTTCCCGCGCGAACGTGTGGAAGATACCTGGTATGCTCCCGGAAGTACAGCTTCGGAATATACCGATGGCGATTCCATTTTTATACAAAGCGGATTTCAGTTGCTGTTGCAGTCGATTACCGAAAACAAAAGTGCCGATGCAGTGCAGGTTCTGCAGGCAGTTGATAATTTTCAGGTGAAATACGGAGCCGATCTCTTGCCCGGCGAAAAGAAGAAAAACGTTGAAATTCTTTTTAATAAAGTAAATCCATTTAAACGTATCTTTCCGTTTTACCTGTTATTTGGATTCTTGCTTTTGACAGTCCTTTTTATAAATATTTTCAGGCAAAAGCAGCTGCCATCATTTCTTCGGAAATCATTTTTCGGTTTCATACTGTTACTGTTTCTGGTGCACACCGTTGGATTAGCTGTGCGCTGGTATATTTCAGGACATGCGCCGTGGAGTAACGGTTACGAATCGGTAGTATATGTTGCATGGGCAACAATGTTGGCAGGTATAATTTTTGGCCGAAAATACCCGATGGTAATAGGAACAGCAGCTTTTTTATCCGGAATTGCATTGTTCGTAGCTCACTTAAGTTGGATGAATCCGGAGGTAACACCCCTGGTGCCCGTTCTTAAATCCTATTGGTTAGCTATTCACGTGGCCATTATTACGGCTAGTTACGGATTTCTGGGACTGAGCATGATCCTGGGAGTTTTGGTAATGATATTAATTGTTCTGCGACGGAACACAAATGGGATAAAAGTAAATGGCTTTATCGGGCAGTTAACAACAATCAACGAAATGTCGGCAACTGTTGGTTTGTATTTTCTTACCATCGGAACTTTTCTTGGCGGAGTTTGGGCCAACGAAAGCTGGGGCCGCTATTGGGGCTGGGATCCGAAAGAAACCTGGGCACTTATTACCGTGGTTATTTACTCGTTTATTGTACACATGCGATTGATTCCTTCGTTAAAGGGAGTTTTCAATTATAATTTTGCCTCGATAATTGGTTTTGCCTCGGTACTGATGACCTATTTTGGCGTGAACTACTACCTCTCAGGATTACACTCGTATGGAAAAGGTGTTGCCGATGGTGTAGATCCGGCAGTTCCTGCCTCGATATTGGTATTGGCCGGATTAGTAATCTGGGCTTATGTAAAAGATAATAAATATGAGAAAGAGCAAGCCGAAGATGAGGCAGTGGAGTAG